One window of the Oncorhynchus clarkii lewisi isolate Uvic-CL-2024 chromosome 19, UVic_Ocla_1.0, whole genome shotgun sequence genome contains the following:
- the LOC139374981 gene encoding SAM and SH3 domain-containing protein 1-like isoform X1: MEEICKRKLVQIAESEMEKVDLVTTSLQLRSQIQDSLGLSSSSAVSTPETERRLSVHKSSSEDASGGKWDGKRPKNKSFWQNFRKSQKGVVRQTTRGEDIGFVASDITMSDEERIQLMMMVKEKMISVEEALARLKEFESQSRQNCSTDLTEWPDAPSPTLNESSNCNPGEQSEGEQEEPGTFRRLHKLVGSTRRVRKKLLKIDESKKPESDESLSMVGPVLGDAMSSLSLYSGVQKKQSGGCHHVDSLASALRDQLTHDLRDSDSLTTSPSSSSSLDTCSSNTHTRSLDTVSSTSQRLSTAFSKTGGSSPACSPGRCPSGDVRAGGSGSSLSEIEVGGGEDGPRMARSVTDGEIRRVIGPLSYHGRTCSFGGFDLTNRSLHMVTGDQDLTNKDGDASVKGVVKSPQTNHRISLGKKVKSVKETMRKRISKRYHCALSEQLSPDRMSSGPHSPHSHTDTESLEKIKLKAGGSVESLRSSLSGQSSMSGQTVGTTDSSNSNRESVKSEDGEEDELPYRGPFCGRAMVHTDFTPSPYDTDSLKLKRGDVIDIISKPPMGTWMGLLNSKVGTFKFIYVDVLAEEEDKPKHIRRRRKGRQPKPTSVEELLERINLKEHLPTFLFNGYEDLDTFKLLEEEDLDELDIGDPQHRAVLLTAVELLQEYDGSSDPDRSSQTGDSQEKLLLDRRGLLGDSPRDSGCYESNENLENEGRGKKTSSSLSRSSSGFQPSHLPSPESTGLPLTPTLPSKTTLQTRPEHQSTTLPSLGASMTSCNLLSTGWSQSHHSHTHRAMPLRSWSCGNLGLAGKPTPTALGPLRPCLPLGELHSDQGLHTTDLHTLEDMKPAHTTMSKAKGQGNPTQEEALQQLLTHSEGSFLPSQPLLTSPCSVLSDTFELDMGVPRLTDLLPYTHLKISTPGRRPKHRSGKPFLSNPCIPSSPPAMTSDSGSAYKVFSIDGASLKDEVITEATTQPCSSDLATQTCISDCELADSPLQSEAHRTQPAGGMETMPVRSVNLGPLLEERLESEGINLTAEPFTDKYGRYGIPQSLVQRYATDLNQPLTETMYALDLLRLSQLRKQQRMAVCQKPQTLALGLTAVTDN; encoded by the exons ATGGAGGAGATCTGCAAACGCAAACTTGTACAAATTGCAGAGTCAGAGATG GAAAAGGTTGACTTAGTGACCACATCACTGCAGCTTCGCTCACAGATCCAG GATTCGCTAGGGCTGAGCAGCAGTAGCGCTGTGTCCACACCCGAGACAGAGAGAAG GTTGTCCGTGCATAAATCAAGTTCTGAGGATGCGTCAGGgg GAAAATGGGACGGAAAGAGACCGAAAAACAAGTCATTCTGGCAGAATTTCCGGAAGTCGCAGAAAGGTGTCGTGCGGCAGACCACAAGAG GTGAGGACATAGGTTTTGTAGCCAGTGACATCACTATGAGTGATGAAGAGCGCATCCAGCTGATGATGATGGTCAAGGAGAAGATGATAAGCGTGGAGGAGGCCTTGGCAAGG ctgaAAGAGTTTGAGAGCCAGAGCAGACAGAACTGCAGCACTGATCTTACAGAATGGCCTGATGCGCCCAGTCCAACCCTGAACGAGTCCTCCAACTGCAAT CCAGGTGAGCAGTCGGAGGGTGAACAGGAGGAGCCTGGGACGTTCAGACGGCTCCATAAGCTGGTCGGCTCCACTCGCAGGGTCCGCAAGAAACTCCTCAAGATCGACGAGTCCAAGAAGCCTGAGTCTGACG AGTCTCTGAGTATGGTTGGGCCTGTCCTGGGTGATGCCatgtcctctctgtccctgtaCTCTGGGGTTCAGAAGAAGCAGTCTGGCGGGTGTCACCACGTTGACTCCCTGGCCTCTGCCTTGCGCGACCAGCTGACTCATGACCTTCGAGACTCAGACAGCCtgaccacctccccctcctcctcctcctccttggaCACCTGcagcagcaacacacacacccGCAGCCTGGATACAGTCTCCAGCACCAGCCAGCGACTGTCCACAGCCTTCAGTAAGACAG GAGGATCCAGCCCAGCCTGTAGCCCAGGGAGATGCCCCAGTGGCGACGTGAGGGCCGGGGGTAGTGGTTCTTCCCTGTCAGAGATAGAGGTTGGTGGTGGAGAGGATGGACCCAGGATGGCCCGGTCAGTCACGGATGGAGAGATCAGGAGAGTAATCGGCCCACTCAGCTACCATGGG AGAACCTGTAGCTTTGGTGGGTTTGATCTGACCAACCGGTCTCTGCACATGGTCACCGGAGATCAGGACCTCACT AACAAAGATGGGGATGCCAGTGTGAAAGGTGTAGTCAAGTCTCCACAGACGAACCATCGAATCTCTTTGGGCAAGAAAGTGAAGTCTGTGAAAGAAACCATGAGAAAACGCATCTCCAAGAGATACCACTGCGCTCTCTCTGAACAG TTAAGCCCAGACCGTATGTCCAGCGGGCCCCATTCCCcccacagccacacagacacagagtcaCTGGAGAAAATCAAGCTGAAGGCTGGAGGGTCAGTGGAGAGCCTGAGGAGCTCCCTCAGCGGACAGAGCTCCATGA GTGGTCAGACAGTGGGCACCACAGACTCTTCCAACAGCAACAGAGAGAGTGTGAAGtctgaggatggagaggaggatgaaCTTCCCTACAGAGGACCCTTCTGTGGTCGAGCTATGGTGCACACTGACTTCACCCCCAGCCCCTACGACACTGACTCTCTCAAACTGaag AGAGGTGATGTGATTGACATCATCAGCAAGCCTCCAATGGGGACGTGGATGGGCCTGCTGAACAGTAAGGTGGGAACATTTAAGTTCATCTACGTGGACGTTCTGGCTGAGGAGGAAGACAAACCTAAGCACATCCGACGGAGGAGGAAGGGACGGCAGCCCAAACCCACATCTGTTGAGGAACTCCTGGAACGCATCAACCTCAAA GAGCACCTGCCCACtttcctcttcaatggctatgaGGACCTGGATACCTTTAAGCTTCTGGAAGAGGAGGATCTAGACGAGCTTGACATCGGAGACCCTCAGCACAGGGCTGTGCTGCTCACCGCTGTGGAGCTTCTGCAGGAGTACGACG GTAGCAGCGACCCGGACCGTAGCAGCCAGACAGGGGATTCTCAGGAGAAGCTGTTACTGGACCGCCGGGGCCTACTGGGGGACTCCCCACGAGACTCTGGCTGCTACGAGAGCAACGAGAATCTGGAGAACG AAGGGAGGGGCAAAAAGACGTCTTCTTCCTTGAGTAGGTCCTCGTCTGGTTTTCAACCCAGTCACCTCCCATCCCCAGAGTCCACCGGCCTCCCCCTCACCCCGACCCTCCCCAGCAAGACCACcttacagaccagaccagagcaccAGTCCACTACCTTACCATCTCTAGGAGCCTCCATGACCAGCTGCAACCTTCTGAGCACAGGCTGGAGCCAGAGCCATCACAGTCACACCCACAGAGCCATGCCACTGAGGAGCTGGAGCTGTGGTAACCTGGGCTTGGCAGGTAAGCCTACTCCCACAGCCCTGGGGCCGCTGAGACCCTGCCTCCCGTTGGGGGAGCTTCACTCAGACCAGGGCCTCCACACCACTGATCTCCACACCCTGGAAGACATGAAGCCAGCTCATACCACCATGTCCAAGGCTAAGGGACAGGGCAACCCTACACAAGAGGAGGCCTTACAGCAGTTGTTGACACACTCTGAAGGATCTTTCCTGCCCTCACAACCACTGCTCACCTCACCTTGTAGTGTTCTGTCTGATACGTTCGAGTTGGACATGGGAGTTCCCAGGTTAACAGACCTCCTTCCATACACACACCTCAAAATATCTACTCCAGGACGTAGACCCAAGCATCGTTCAGGCAAGCCTTTCCTGTCAAACCCATGTATACCATCGTCACCCCCAGCAATGACCAGTGACAGTGGCAGTGCCTATAAAGTCTTCTCTATAGATGGCGCCTCTTTAAAGGATGAAGTTATTACAGAGGCAACAACCCAACCGTGCAGCTCAGACCTGGCAACCCAAACCTGTATCTCGGACTGTGAGCTGGCAGACTCTCCTCTCCAGTCTGAAGCTCACAGGACGCAACCTGCTGGGGGAATGGAAACTATGCCTGTCAGGTCGGTCAACCTGGGACCACTCCTGGAGGAAAGACTGGAGTCAGAGGGGATAAATCTGACAGCGGAGCCCTTCACTGACAAG TATGGTCGCTATGGAATCCCCCAGTCTCTGGTCCAGAGGTACGCCACTGACCTGAACCAGCCTCTAACAGAGACCATGTATGCCTTGGACCTGCTCAGACTCTCACAGCTCCGCAAGCAGCAGCGCATGGCA gtgTGTCAAAAGCCACAGACCCTAGCGCTTGGACTAACAGCAGTGACTGACAACTGA
- the LOC139374981 gene encoding SAM and SH3 domain-containing protein 1-like isoform X2: MEEICKRKLVQIAESEMEKVDLVTTSLQLRSQIQDSLGLSSSSAVSTPETERRLSVHKSSSEDASGGKWDGKRPKNKSFWQNFRKSQKGVVRQTTRGEDIGFVASDITMSDEERIQLMMMVKEKMISVEEALARLKEFESQSRQNCSTDLTEWPDAPSPTLNESSNCNPGEQSEGEQEEPGTFRRLHKLVGSTRRVRKKLLKIDESKKPESDESLSMVGPVLGDAMSSLSLYSGVQKKQSGGCHHVDSLASALRDQLTHDLRDSDSLTTSPSSSSSLDTCSSNTHTRSLDTVSSTSQRLSTAFSKTGGSSPACSPGRCPSGDVRAGGSGSSLSEIEVGGGEDGPRMARSVTDGEIRRVIGPLSYHGRTCSFGGFDLTNRSLHMVTGDQDLTNKDGDASVKGVVKSPQTNHRISLGKKVKSVKETMRKRISKRYHCALSEQLSPDRMSSGPHSPHSHTDTESLEKIKLKAGGSVESLRSSLSGQSSMSGQTVGTTDSSNSNRESVKSEDGEEDELPYRGPFCGRAMVHTDFTPSPYDTDSLKLKRGDVIDIISKPPMGTWMGLLNSKVGTFKFIYVDVLAEEEDKPKHIRRRRKGRQPKPTSVEELLERINLKEHLPTFLFNGYEDLDTFKLLEEEDLDELDIGDPQHRAVLLTAVELLQEYDGSSDPDRSSQTGDSQEKLLLDRRGLLGDSPRDSGCYESNENLENGRGKKTSSSLSRSSSGFQPSHLPSPESTGLPLTPTLPSKTTLQTRPEHQSTTLPSLGASMTSCNLLSTGWSQSHHSHTHRAMPLRSWSCGNLGLAGKPTPTALGPLRPCLPLGELHSDQGLHTTDLHTLEDMKPAHTTMSKAKGQGNPTQEEALQQLLTHSEGSFLPSQPLLTSPCSVLSDTFELDMGVPRLTDLLPYTHLKISTPGRRPKHRSGKPFLSNPCIPSSPPAMTSDSGSAYKVFSIDGASLKDEVITEATTQPCSSDLATQTCISDCELADSPLQSEAHRTQPAGGMETMPVRSVNLGPLLEERLESEGINLTAEPFTDKYGRYGIPQSLVQRYATDLNQPLTETMYALDLLRLSQLRKQQRMAVCQKPQTLALGLTAVTDN; the protein is encoded by the exons ATGGAGGAGATCTGCAAACGCAAACTTGTACAAATTGCAGAGTCAGAGATG GAAAAGGTTGACTTAGTGACCACATCACTGCAGCTTCGCTCACAGATCCAG GATTCGCTAGGGCTGAGCAGCAGTAGCGCTGTGTCCACACCCGAGACAGAGAGAAG GTTGTCCGTGCATAAATCAAGTTCTGAGGATGCGTCAGGgg GAAAATGGGACGGAAAGAGACCGAAAAACAAGTCATTCTGGCAGAATTTCCGGAAGTCGCAGAAAGGTGTCGTGCGGCAGACCACAAGAG GTGAGGACATAGGTTTTGTAGCCAGTGACATCACTATGAGTGATGAAGAGCGCATCCAGCTGATGATGATGGTCAAGGAGAAGATGATAAGCGTGGAGGAGGCCTTGGCAAGG ctgaAAGAGTTTGAGAGCCAGAGCAGACAGAACTGCAGCACTGATCTTACAGAATGGCCTGATGCGCCCAGTCCAACCCTGAACGAGTCCTCCAACTGCAAT CCAGGTGAGCAGTCGGAGGGTGAACAGGAGGAGCCTGGGACGTTCAGACGGCTCCATAAGCTGGTCGGCTCCACTCGCAGGGTCCGCAAGAAACTCCTCAAGATCGACGAGTCCAAGAAGCCTGAGTCTGACG AGTCTCTGAGTATGGTTGGGCCTGTCCTGGGTGATGCCatgtcctctctgtccctgtaCTCTGGGGTTCAGAAGAAGCAGTCTGGCGGGTGTCACCACGTTGACTCCCTGGCCTCTGCCTTGCGCGACCAGCTGACTCATGACCTTCGAGACTCAGACAGCCtgaccacctccccctcctcctcctcctccttggaCACCTGcagcagcaacacacacacccGCAGCCTGGATACAGTCTCCAGCACCAGCCAGCGACTGTCCACAGCCTTCAGTAAGACAG GAGGATCCAGCCCAGCCTGTAGCCCAGGGAGATGCCCCAGTGGCGACGTGAGGGCCGGGGGTAGTGGTTCTTCCCTGTCAGAGATAGAGGTTGGTGGTGGAGAGGATGGACCCAGGATGGCCCGGTCAGTCACGGATGGAGAGATCAGGAGAGTAATCGGCCCACTCAGCTACCATGGG AGAACCTGTAGCTTTGGTGGGTTTGATCTGACCAACCGGTCTCTGCACATGGTCACCGGAGATCAGGACCTCACT AACAAAGATGGGGATGCCAGTGTGAAAGGTGTAGTCAAGTCTCCACAGACGAACCATCGAATCTCTTTGGGCAAGAAAGTGAAGTCTGTGAAAGAAACCATGAGAAAACGCATCTCCAAGAGATACCACTGCGCTCTCTCTGAACAG TTAAGCCCAGACCGTATGTCCAGCGGGCCCCATTCCCcccacagccacacagacacagagtcaCTGGAGAAAATCAAGCTGAAGGCTGGAGGGTCAGTGGAGAGCCTGAGGAGCTCCCTCAGCGGACAGAGCTCCATGA GTGGTCAGACAGTGGGCACCACAGACTCTTCCAACAGCAACAGAGAGAGTGTGAAGtctgaggatggagaggaggatgaaCTTCCCTACAGAGGACCCTTCTGTGGTCGAGCTATGGTGCACACTGACTTCACCCCCAGCCCCTACGACACTGACTCTCTCAAACTGaag AGAGGTGATGTGATTGACATCATCAGCAAGCCTCCAATGGGGACGTGGATGGGCCTGCTGAACAGTAAGGTGGGAACATTTAAGTTCATCTACGTGGACGTTCTGGCTGAGGAGGAAGACAAACCTAAGCACATCCGACGGAGGAGGAAGGGACGGCAGCCCAAACCCACATCTGTTGAGGAACTCCTGGAACGCATCAACCTCAAA GAGCACCTGCCCACtttcctcttcaatggctatgaGGACCTGGATACCTTTAAGCTTCTGGAAGAGGAGGATCTAGACGAGCTTGACATCGGAGACCCTCAGCACAGGGCTGTGCTGCTCACCGCTGTGGAGCTTCTGCAGGAGTACGACG GTAGCAGCGACCCGGACCGTAGCAGCCAGACAGGGGATTCTCAGGAGAAGCTGTTACTGGACCGCCGGGGCCTACTGGGGGACTCCCCACGAGACTCTGGCTGCTACGAGAGCAACGAGAATCTGGAGAACG GGAGGGGCAAAAAGACGTCTTCTTCCTTGAGTAGGTCCTCGTCTGGTTTTCAACCCAGTCACCTCCCATCCCCAGAGTCCACCGGCCTCCCCCTCACCCCGACCCTCCCCAGCAAGACCACcttacagaccagaccagagcaccAGTCCACTACCTTACCATCTCTAGGAGCCTCCATGACCAGCTGCAACCTTCTGAGCACAGGCTGGAGCCAGAGCCATCACAGTCACACCCACAGAGCCATGCCACTGAGGAGCTGGAGCTGTGGTAACCTGGGCTTGGCAGGTAAGCCTACTCCCACAGCCCTGGGGCCGCTGAGACCCTGCCTCCCGTTGGGGGAGCTTCACTCAGACCAGGGCCTCCACACCACTGATCTCCACACCCTGGAAGACATGAAGCCAGCTCATACCACCATGTCCAAGGCTAAGGGACAGGGCAACCCTACACAAGAGGAGGCCTTACAGCAGTTGTTGACACACTCTGAAGGATCTTTCCTGCCCTCACAACCACTGCTCACCTCACCTTGTAGTGTTCTGTCTGATACGTTCGAGTTGGACATGGGAGTTCCCAGGTTAACAGACCTCCTTCCATACACACACCTCAAAATATCTACTCCAGGACGTAGACCCAAGCATCGTTCAGGCAAGCCTTTCCTGTCAAACCCATGTATACCATCGTCACCCCCAGCAATGACCAGTGACAGTGGCAGTGCCTATAAAGTCTTCTCTATAGATGGCGCCTCTTTAAAGGATGAAGTTATTACAGAGGCAACAACCCAACCGTGCAGCTCAGACCTGGCAACCCAAACCTGTATCTCGGACTGTGAGCTGGCAGACTCTCCTCTCCAGTCTGAAGCTCACAGGACGCAACCTGCTGGGGGAATGGAAACTATGCCTGTCAGGTCGGTCAACCTGGGACCACTCCTGGAGGAAAGACTGGAGTCAGAGGGGATAAATCTGACAGCGGAGCCCTTCACTGACAAG TATGGTCGCTATGGAATCCCCCAGTCTCTGGTCCAGAGGTACGCCACTGACCTGAACCAGCCTCTAACAGAGACCATGTATGCCTTGGACCTGCTCAGACTCTCACAGCTCCGCAAGCAGCAGCGCATGGCA gtgTGTCAAAAGCCACAGACCCTAGCGCTTGGACTAACAGCAGTGACTGACAACTGA
- the LOC139374981 gene encoding SAM and SH3 domain-containing protein 1-like isoform X3 has protein sequence MEEICKRKLVQIAESEMEKVDLVTTSLQLRSQIQDSLGLSSSSAVSTPETERRLSVHKSSSEDASGGKWDGKRPKNKSFWQNFRKSQKGVVRQTTRGEDIGFVASDITMSDEERIQLMMMVKEKMISVEEALARLKEFESQSRQNCSTDLTEWPDAPSPTLNESSNCNPGEQSEGEQEEPGTFRRLHKLVGSTRRVRKKLLKIDESKKPESDESLSMVGPVLGDAMSSLSLYSGVQKKQSGGCHHVDSLASALRDQLTHDLRDSDSLTTSPSSSSSLDTCSSNTHTRSLDTVSSTSQRLSTAFRGSSPACSPGRCPSGDVRAGGSGSSLSEIEVGGGEDGPRMARSVTDGEIRRVIGPLSYHGRTCSFGGFDLTNRSLHMVTGDQDLTNKDGDASVKGVVKSPQTNHRISLGKKVKSVKETMRKRISKRYHCALSEQLSPDRMSSGPHSPHSHTDTESLEKIKLKAGGSVESLRSSLSGQSSMSGQTVGTTDSSNSNRESVKSEDGEEDELPYRGPFCGRAMVHTDFTPSPYDTDSLKLKRGDVIDIISKPPMGTWMGLLNSKVGTFKFIYVDVLAEEEDKPKHIRRRRKGRQPKPTSVEELLERINLKEHLPTFLFNGYEDLDTFKLLEEEDLDELDIGDPQHRAVLLTAVELLQEYDGSSDPDRSSQTGDSQEKLLLDRRGLLGDSPRDSGCYESNENLENGRGKKTSSSLSRSSSGFQPSHLPSPESTGLPLTPTLPSKTTLQTRPEHQSTTLPSLGASMTSCNLLSTGWSQSHHSHTHRAMPLRSWSCGNLGLAGKPTPTALGPLRPCLPLGELHSDQGLHTTDLHTLEDMKPAHTTMSKAKGQGNPTQEEALQQLLTHSEGSFLPSQPLLTSPCSVLSDTFELDMGVPRLTDLLPYTHLKISTPGRRPKHRSGKPFLSNPCIPSSPPAMTSDSGSAYKVFSIDGASLKDEVITEATTQPCSSDLATQTCISDCELADSPLQSEAHRTQPAGGMETMPVRSVNLGPLLEERLESEGINLTAEPFTDKYGRYGIPQSLVQRYATDLNQPLTETMYALDLLRLSQLRKQQRMAVCQKPQTLALGLTAVTDN, from the exons ATGGAGGAGATCTGCAAACGCAAACTTGTACAAATTGCAGAGTCAGAGATG GAAAAGGTTGACTTAGTGACCACATCACTGCAGCTTCGCTCACAGATCCAG GATTCGCTAGGGCTGAGCAGCAGTAGCGCTGTGTCCACACCCGAGACAGAGAGAAG GTTGTCCGTGCATAAATCAAGTTCTGAGGATGCGTCAGGgg GAAAATGGGACGGAAAGAGACCGAAAAACAAGTCATTCTGGCAGAATTTCCGGAAGTCGCAGAAAGGTGTCGTGCGGCAGACCACAAGAG GTGAGGACATAGGTTTTGTAGCCAGTGACATCACTATGAGTGATGAAGAGCGCATCCAGCTGATGATGATGGTCAAGGAGAAGATGATAAGCGTGGAGGAGGCCTTGGCAAGG ctgaAAGAGTTTGAGAGCCAGAGCAGACAGAACTGCAGCACTGATCTTACAGAATGGCCTGATGCGCCCAGTCCAACCCTGAACGAGTCCTCCAACTGCAAT CCAGGTGAGCAGTCGGAGGGTGAACAGGAGGAGCCTGGGACGTTCAGACGGCTCCATAAGCTGGTCGGCTCCACTCGCAGGGTCCGCAAGAAACTCCTCAAGATCGACGAGTCCAAGAAGCCTGAGTCTGACG AGTCTCTGAGTATGGTTGGGCCTGTCCTGGGTGATGCCatgtcctctctgtccctgtaCTCTGGGGTTCAGAAGAAGCAGTCTGGCGGGTGTCACCACGTTGACTCCCTGGCCTCTGCCTTGCGCGACCAGCTGACTCATGACCTTCGAGACTCAGACAGCCtgaccacctccccctcctcctcctcctccttggaCACCTGcagcagcaacacacacacccGCAGCCTGGATACAGTCTCCAGCACCAGCCAGCGACTGTCCACAGCCTTCA GAGGATCCAGCCCAGCCTGTAGCCCAGGGAGATGCCCCAGTGGCGACGTGAGGGCCGGGGGTAGTGGTTCTTCCCTGTCAGAGATAGAGGTTGGTGGTGGAGAGGATGGACCCAGGATGGCCCGGTCAGTCACGGATGGAGAGATCAGGAGAGTAATCGGCCCACTCAGCTACCATGGG AGAACCTGTAGCTTTGGTGGGTTTGATCTGACCAACCGGTCTCTGCACATGGTCACCGGAGATCAGGACCTCACT AACAAAGATGGGGATGCCAGTGTGAAAGGTGTAGTCAAGTCTCCACAGACGAACCATCGAATCTCTTTGGGCAAGAAAGTGAAGTCTGTGAAAGAAACCATGAGAAAACGCATCTCCAAGAGATACCACTGCGCTCTCTCTGAACAG TTAAGCCCAGACCGTATGTCCAGCGGGCCCCATTCCCcccacagccacacagacacagagtcaCTGGAGAAAATCAAGCTGAAGGCTGGAGGGTCAGTGGAGAGCCTGAGGAGCTCCCTCAGCGGACAGAGCTCCATGA GTGGTCAGACAGTGGGCACCACAGACTCTTCCAACAGCAACAGAGAGAGTGTGAAGtctgaggatggagaggaggatgaaCTTCCCTACAGAGGACCCTTCTGTGGTCGAGCTATGGTGCACACTGACTTCACCCCCAGCCCCTACGACACTGACTCTCTCAAACTGaag AGAGGTGATGTGATTGACATCATCAGCAAGCCTCCAATGGGGACGTGGATGGGCCTGCTGAACAGTAAGGTGGGAACATTTAAGTTCATCTACGTGGACGTTCTGGCTGAGGAGGAAGACAAACCTAAGCACATCCGACGGAGGAGGAAGGGACGGCAGCCCAAACCCACATCTGTTGAGGAACTCCTGGAACGCATCAACCTCAAA GAGCACCTGCCCACtttcctcttcaatggctatgaGGACCTGGATACCTTTAAGCTTCTGGAAGAGGAGGATCTAGACGAGCTTGACATCGGAGACCCTCAGCACAGGGCTGTGCTGCTCACCGCTGTGGAGCTTCTGCAGGAGTACGACG GTAGCAGCGACCCGGACCGTAGCAGCCAGACAGGGGATTCTCAGGAGAAGCTGTTACTGGACCGCCGGGGCCTACTGGGGGACTCCCCACGAGACTCTGGCTGCTACGAGAGCAACGAGAATCTGGAGAACG GGAGGGGCAAAAAGACGTCTTCTTCCTTGAGTAGGTCCTCGTCTGGTTTTCAACCCAGTCACCTCCCATCCCCAGAGTCCACCGGCCTCCCCCTCACCCCGACCCTCCCCAGCAAGACCACcttacagaccagaccagagcaccAGTCCACTACCTTACCATCTCTAGGAGCCTCCATGACCAGCTGCAACCTTCTGAGCACAGGCTGGAGCCAGAGCCATCACAGTCACACCCACAGAGCCATGCCACTGAGGAGCTGGAGCTGTGGTAACCTGGGCTTGGCAGGTAAGCCTACTCCCACAGCCCTGGGGCCGCTGAGACCCTGCCTCCCGTTGGGGGAGCTTCACTCAGACCAGGGCCTCCACACCACTGATCTCCACACCCTGGAAGACATGAAGCCAGCTCATACCACCATGTCCAAGGCTAAGGGACAGGGCAACCCTACACAAGAGGAGGCCTTACAGCAGTTGTTGACACACTCTGAAGGATCTTTCCTGCCCTCACAACCACTGCTCACCTCACCTTGTAGTGTTCTGTCTGATACGTTCGAGTTGGACATGGGAGTTCCCAGGTTAACAGACCTCCTTCCATACACACACCTCAAAATATCTACTCCAGGACGTAGACCCAAGCATCGTTCAGGCAAGCCTTTCCTGTCAAACCCATGTATACCATCGTCACCCCCAGCAATGACCAGTGACAGTGGCAGTGCCTATAAAGTCTTCTCTATAGATGGCGCCTCTTTAAAGGATGAAGTTATTACAGAGGCAACAACCCAACCGTGCAGCTCAGACCTGGCAACCCAAACCTGTATCTCGGACTGTGAGCTGGCAGACTCTCCTCTCCAGTCTGAAGCTCACAGGACGCAACCTGCTGGGGGAATGGAAACTATGCCTGTCAGGTCGGTCAACCTGGGACCACTCCTGGAGGAAAGACTGGAGTCAGAGGGGATAAATCTGACAGCGGAGCCCTTCACTGACAAG TATGGTCGCTATGGAATCCCCCAGTCTCTGGTCCAGAGGTACGCCACTGACCTGAACCAGCCTCTAACAGAGACCATGTATGCCTTGGACCTGCTCAGACTCTCACAGCTCCGCAAGCAGCAGCGCATGGCA gtgTGTCAAAAGCCACAGACCCTAGCGCTTGGACTAACAGCAGTGACTGACAACTGA